A stretch of Thermodesulforhabdus norvegica DNA encodes these proteins:
- a CDS encoding ABC transporter permease produces MENPVRGWILWPPVPYSPTEHNLFEILQPPGGKHWLGTDDRGRDVLSRMIHGSRISLSVGMVSVGIAAVFGIILGGMAGYFGGWVDQLINRLIEIMMTIPTFFLIIAIIAFLPPSIYNIMVVIGVTGWTGIARFVRAEFLKLKNLDFVTASRALGTSHARIIFVHMLPNAMAPVLVSVVFGIAGAILTESSLSFLGFGVPPPTPSWGDILSQSRDYIEFAWWLTLFPGLAIFITITAYNLVGEALRDAMDPRLFQ; encoded by the coding sequence ATGGAAAACCCGGTCAGAGGATGGATATTGTGGCCCCCGGTTCCCTACTCACCAACCGAGCACAACCTCTTTGAAATCCTTCAACCCCCCGGCGGAAAACACTGGCTGGGAACGGACGACAGAGGCCGGGATGTGCTCAGCAGGATGATTCACGGCTCCCGCATATCTCTTTCCGTCGGCATGGTGTCGGTTGGGATTGCGGCGGTTTTTGGCATTATACTGGGCGGTATGGCGGGATACTTCGGTGGTTGGGTCGATCAACTGATAAACAGGCTTATCGAAATCATGATGACGATCCCCACTTTCTTTCTCATAATAGCAATAATAGCCTTTCTCCCGCCGAGCATATACAACATTATGGTCGTGATCGGCGTAACGGGGTGGACGGGAATAGCCCGATTCGTGAGAGCGGAGTTTCTGAAGCTGAAAAACCTCGACTTCGTCACGGCATCCCGCGCTCTTGGCACTTCCCACGCCCGAATTATTTTCGTGCACATGCTTCCCAACGCCATGGCGCCCGTTCTGGTTTCTGTGGTATTCGGCATAGCAGGTGCGATTTTGACGGAATCCAGTCTGAGTTTCCTGGGGTTCGGCGTGCCGCCCCCAACCCCGAGCTGGGGAGATATTCTCAGTCAGAGCCGGGATTACATAGAATTCGCCTGGTGGTTGACCCTCTTTCCCGGGCTGGCCATATTTATCACAATAACGGCTTATAACCTCGTGGGTGAAGCGCTGAGGGACGCAATGGACCCAAGGCTTTTTCAGTAG